The genome window tgaacgcatgaacaaaacgccgctatttagatataactatggattatttggaaccaatccaacatttgttattgaagtagaagtcctgggagtgcattctgacgaagaacagcaaaggtaatcaaacttttctaatagtaaatcggagtttggtgagtaccacacttggtgggtgtcaaaatagctagcctgtgatggccgggctatctactcagaatattgcaaaatgtgctttcaccgaaaagctattttaaaattggacatagcgagtgcataaaggagttctgtatctataattcttaaaataattgttatgttttttgtgaacatcgtgagtaatttagtaaattcaccggaagtgttcggtgggaatgctagtcacatgctagtcacatgataatgtaaaaagctggtttttgatataaatattaacttgattgaacaaaacatgcatgtattgtataacataatgtcctaggattgtcatctgatgaagatcatcaaaggttagtgctgcatttagctgtggtttgggtttatgtgacattatatgctagcttgaaaaatgggtgtctgattatttctggctgggtactctgctgacataatctaatgttttgctttcgttgtaaagcctttttgaaatcggacagtgtggttagattaacgagagtcttgtctttaaaatggtgtaaaatagtcatatgtttgagaaattgaagtaatagcatttctaaggtatttgaatatcgcgccatgggattacactggctgttgagtaggtgggacgcaagcgtcccacttgcccagagaggttaatcaaaccacattgtccaatttcaaaaaggctttacggcgaaagcataacattagattatgttaggacagcgccgagacaagaaaaaccacacagccattttccaagcaaggagaggtgtcacaaaaaccagaaatacagctaaaattaatcactaaccattgatgatcttcatcagatggcactcataggacttcatgttacacaatacatgtctttTTGctagataaagttcatatttatatcctaaaaccccattttacattggcttgtaatgttcagaaatgttttgcctcccaaaactgccggtgaataagcacatcaatttacagaaatactcatcataaacgttgataaaatattcaacagttgttcaaagaattataaatacacttctccttaatgcaaccgctgtgtcagattttaaaaaagctttacggcgaaagcaaattttgcaataatctgagtacagcgctcagatatcaaaacaagccatacagatacccgccattttggagtcaacagaaattaCAAATTACATTataatattcacttacctttgatgatcttcatcagaatgcactcccaggaatcccagctccacaataaatgtttgttttgttcgataaagtccatcatttatgtccaaatacctcctttttgttcacacgtttagtccactactcgaAATGCAGGAGGCGagcgcaaaatgtcacgacgaaaagtaaaaaaagtgaTATTtacgttcatagaaacatgtcaaattatgtatagcatcaatctttaggatgttttaatCATAAATcgtcagtaatattccaaccggtcatctgactccaggacctcttattctctccccaatcacagtagaagcatgaaacaatgttctaaagactgttgacatctagtggaagccttaggaagtgcaaaatgaaccctaaatcactgtatactgtataggcaatcacttgaaaaactaaactacaaacctcagatttccacacatcctggttggatttttctctggttttttcctgccatatgagttctgttatactcacagaaaccattcaaacagtttcagaaacttcagtgttttctatccaaatctactaatactatgcatatcctaccttctgagcctgagtagcaggcagtttactacaggCACACCTTTCATCCGGaggtcaaaatactgccccctaccatagagaagttaatccagccgctgtgtcagatttcaaaaaggctttacggcgaaagcacaccatgcaattatctgaggacagcgccccgcatacacaaccatgaaaaacatatttcaaccaggcaggtgcgacacaaaagtcagaaatagcaatataaaCAATGCctggtcccagttacatcacacatggtccttttgttcgataatgtccttctttatatccataaaaactcagtttagctggcgcacttcagtcaataatccacccagtttccctccatcaaaatgcatacaaaaagaatcccaaacgttactaattaacttttccaaacaagtcaaacaacgtttataatcaaaccttaggtacccgaatacgtaaataaacgatacaatttaagatggagaatcgTTAGTCTTTactggagaaaaataccaaagaacgcgctctcattcacACGCTTGGAAAcgctacagccaaaatgggagccacctagaaaaactacaatttctggctcatttttctaaaaaccagcctgaaactctttctaaagactgcaGTTCCTAGGGGTTCCACTAGATCTCaacaatctgggaggacttcgccttataataaaagtgacagccattgaaaatagtggtaggctgaattttttttttttgggggggggggtggtttgtcctcggggtttcgcctgccatatcagttctgttatactcacagacattattactgaaacatttAGTGGAatttattcaaaaacctcaaaataacctataatttcccTTCTCAAAGCATTAATATAACCTCCCAGAAAAGCAGTATTTTCAAGTCTGGATGAGAAGTGTGCCCAAAGtgtgcccagaagctaggatatgtatataattggtagattcgaatagaaaacactaaagtttgcaaaactgttaaaataatgtctgtgagtataacagaactgatatggcaggcaaaaacctgaggaaaatccatccaggaagtcagattttttttatgtgggtattttcaattgaatgcctacaCAGTATCTAATGGGTTAGTACCCAGATTGCAGTTTCTATGGCTTCCACTCGATGTCAACTGTCTTTAGAcaatgtttcaggcttgttttctgaaaaatgaagaagaatgagacctttttgtcagtggactgaggaagaATTCAGAGCTGGTTTGCGCGCGTCACCGATTGcgcgcccttcgttgtttttcctttctattgaatacactattgtccggttgaaatattagcgattatttagacaattgacaacctgaggattaattataaacatcgtttgacatgttttgacGAACTTTCcaggtactattaggatgtattcgtctgcatgttttgaccgccattgagccagtggattactgaacaaaacacgccaacaaaacagagttattgggatataaagagggactttatcgaacaaaacaaaaatgtattgtgtagatgGGACTCTTGggactgcaaccatatgaagatcttcaaaggtaagtgattcattttaatccctatttctgacttttgtaattccttgacttatttgtaaaatgtttgtatgcttttgtaagcggggtgcTGTCtgcagataatcgcatggtatgctttcgccgtaaagcctttatgaaatctgacaaactggctggattaacaagaagttaatctttaagccgatgtataacacatGTTTTTTATGAATGTATATTATGATTATTtctgctctgcaatttcaccggatgttgtcgaggtgggtcgttAACGGAACGCCTGTGCCAGAACGGTTAACAGGATAGAGTTTTGTTCATGCTGAGAACGGAACATATGTTTTTAAATAGCATTCTTTGTTGAAGTTGTGTTTATGATTTTCTCAACTTTCTTGGAAGGATTTGGGAACATGAATAAATAGAACCCTGAAAACAAATTTATGCTTAAgtgctgaaattcccacagaacaaCGTTGTTTCTGAACATTcgtggaacaatttgagaacatgactttaaatagaaccatgaggaaacgcTATGCTAAAGTaatgaaattcccacagaagaacgttgtttcttaacattcACTGAACTATGAGAACATTCCCGATGTCAAACCAGTTGAAAACGTTCAGAGAACATtatcaaaatgtaaatgtaaccatgtttgagcTTTTAGGAAAGCTTATATTAAGGTAAtgaaaatgtgtttgtgtgaagttccttaaatgtgctgagaatgttccaaagccaacccactgggtacacactgattgaatcaacgttgtatccatgtaatttcaatgaaattacgctgaaccaacatggaatagacatCGATTTGACGTCTGTGGGAAGCAACTATCCCAGAAAGTTATGGGAAGGTTGTTTGCAAAGATAACCATAGGCCAAcaacgctctcaccaagctctaagaaacatatggttctcagaacggtatgtgctagctgggaagcGTAAAGAAATTGGGGTTTGCATGAGGTAGCATGAAAAAAATGGTAGCaccagtgccagtctgtttgtgcgaCCATcccaactccttgtcactcattgtcatgccaaacatgtgaagagagcagaaacagactaaGCCCAGTGGTGATTGTTTTAAttaatcccaaaagaaagaaaaaaatattaatcTAGGTTAATGCCATTATTTGGCAATACCATTTTGCCATatatttaagtaaatacctgATCATTTTTGTAGCCTAaaatgtctccctctccctcagatCAAAGCTGTCCTTCCAGGTACCTGCTTTGCGTGTAAGCGCATCATCAACAAGGTCAAGGCCCAGCTGGATGGTGATAATGACAAGGTAATGATGACAGATTGTTCTGTGACTGTAAAATGGAAGGTGAGCAATCTCACGTTAGCTTTACACTCTTGAATAAATATAATGCAAATATTAACTTGATAGTTTTAGTGTTGATGGATTCTGGGTACTAACTTCTAAACTTGGGATGGGGTTAATTATCAGATATTCTATTAAACTATTGAGTGCTTAGATTTAGAGGGTCTACATCAGAAGTTAATgattatctgtaggaggaagggaTATGGTGTGTGCAATTAAGTTTGGAATGTGCTGAGTGCAGGGAAAACGATCACATGTGAcagcattgataaggggagagagccatggattagtgatgaaggGGGTCGAGGTGTCTGGACACGTTAAGAGAAAAAAATGTTTATTCCCCGTATCACTTCGTTTCCTGCCTAGCaatattaaaatatatttcacttttatttaacctggtaggccagttgagaacaagttctcatttacaactgcgacctggccaagatagagcaaagcagtgcgacacaacacagagttacacatgggataaacaaacgtacagtcaataacaaaatagaaaagtctatatacagtgtgggcaaatgaagtaagattagggaggtaaggcaataaataggccacagtggccaaataattacaatttagcaattaaacactggagtgatagatgtgcagaagatgaatgtgcaagtagaaatactggggtgcaaaggagcaaaaaaaactaataatatggggatgaggtagttgggtgggctatttacagatgggctatgtacaggtgcaatgatcggtaagctgctctgacagctgatgcttaaagttagtgagggagatgagtcTCCAGCTTTGGTGATGTATGCAATTTGTTTCAGTCATtaacagcagagaactggaaggaaaggcagccaaaggaggagttggctttgggggtgaccaatgaaatatacctgctggagcgtgtgctacgggtgggtgctgctatgctgaccagtgagctgagataaggcgtggctttacctagagcatacaggtcgcagtggtgggtagtatatggggctttggtgacaaaatggatgacactgtgatagactacatccaatttgctgagtagagtgttggaggctgttttgtaaatgacatcgccaaagtcgaggatcccgtaggatagtcagttttatgtttggcagcatgagtgaattatgctttgttgcgaaaaagggagccgattctagatttcaattttggattggagatgcttactgTTAGTCtgtaaggagagtttacagtctaaccagacacctagatatatttgtagatgtccacatattctaagtcagaaccgtccagagtcgtgatgctagatgggcgggtgggtgcgggcagcgaccggttgaagagcatgcatttagttttacttgcatttaagagcagttggaggccacggaaggagtgttgtatggcattgaagctcgtctggaggtttgttaacagtgtccaaagaagggccagatgtatacagaatggtgttgtctgcgtagaggtggatcagagaatcaccagcagcaagagcgacatcattgatgtatacagagaaaagagtcggcccagaattgaaccctgtggcacccccatagactgccagaggtccggacaacaggtcctccgatttgacacactgaactctatctgaaaagcagttggtgaaccaggcgaggcagtcatttgagaagccaaggctgttgagtctgccgataagaatgcggtgattgacagagttgaaagccttggccaggtcgatgaatatggctgcacagttttgtcttttatcgatggcggttatgatatcgtttaggaccttgagcgtggctgaggtgcacccatgaccagctcggaaactaaattgcatagcagagaaggtacggtgggatttgaaatggccagtgatctgtttgttaacttggcattCGAAGACttcagaaaggcagggtaggatagatataggtctgtaacagtttgggcctAGAgcgtcaccccctttgaagagggggatgaccgcatcAGCTTTCCAGtatttagggatctcagacgaaatgaaagagaggttgaacaggctagtaataggggttgcaacaattgaggcggataattttagaaagacagggtccagattgtctagcccagctgatttgtaggggtctaaATTTGGAACTCTTTCAGCTAtcgggatttgggtgaaggagaaatgggggaggcttgggcaagttactgtggggggtgcagggctgttgaccggggtaggggtagccaggtggaaagcatggccagccatagaaaaatgcttgttgaaattgtCAATTATTgcggatttattggtggtgacagtgtttcctagcctcagtgcagtgggcagctgggaggaggtgctcttattctccatggacttcacagtgtcccagaatttttttgggagtttgtgctacaggatgcacatttctgtttgaaaaagccagCCTTTGCTGTCCTAACTGCTTGTGTATTTTGGTTCCTATTTTCACTGAaatgttgcatatcgcgggggctattcgatgctaacgcagtacgccacaggatgcttttgtgctggtcaagggcagacaggtctggagtgaaccaagggctatatcttttcttagttctacattttttgaatggggcttgtttaagatggtgaggaaagcacttttggagagcaaccaggcatccactactaacggaatgaggtcaatatccttccagtatactcgggccaggtcgattagaaaggcctgctcgctgaagtgttttagggtgcgtttgacagtgatgaggggtggtcgtttgaccgcggacccattacggacgcaggcaatgaggcagtgatcgctgagatcctggttgaagacagcagaggtgtatttagagggcaggttagtcaggatgatatctatgagggtgcccgtgtttacggatttaaggttgtacctggtaggttccatgataatttgtgtgtgattgagggcatctagctgagattgtaggatggccggggtgttaagcatgtctcagtttaggtcacctaacagtacgagctctgaagatagatgtggGGCAATCAATtccatatggtgtccagggcacagctgggggcggaaggtggtctataacaagcagcaaTGGTGAGAGAGTTGTTTCTGGAaaagtggatttttaaaagtagaagctcgaactgtttgggcacagacctggatagcatgacagaacacTGCAGactaactccaccccctttggcagttctatcttggcggaaaatgttgtagttggggatggaaatttcagaatttttggtggccttcctaagtcaggattcagacacgcctaggacatcagggttggtggagtgtgctaaagcagtgaataaaacaaacttagggaggaggcttctgatgttaacatgcatgaaaccaaggcttttacgctTACAttagtcaacaaatgatagcgcctggggagtaggagtggaactggggactacagggcctggattaacctcttcatcaccagaggaacagtggaggagtaggataaggctaaaggctataagaactggtcgtctagtgcgttggggacagagaataaaaggagcagatttctgggcatggtagaaaAGATTCAagacataatgtacagacaagagtatggtaggatgtgagtacagtggaggtaaacctaggtgttgagtgacgataagagatGTTTCATCTCTGGAGGGACAAGTTAAGCCATGTGAGGTCTCCACAtgtgtggggtgggacaaaatagctatctaaggcattttgagtgggactgaaggctctacagtgaaataaaacagtaaaaactagccaagacagcagtagacaaggaaTATTGACATCAGAGAGAGGCAAagaaatcacaggtgttgatcaggagagctaagacaacaaatgggtaaatggcgatgaatgggcagagtgggtcagttaggtacatacagaacctgagttcgaggctggggccgacagtgaaacaaaatgaggtaccgtgttattgaaacagtccagggggcatcagctgtgtagccgagtgatcatagggtcaaaagagcagcaatagtTGAGTCAAAGTGCTGTTTGGTAGTCACTACTATGCTAGGTGAGCATGGGACACAGCGTTTAGAAAAACTAGTGGGACGGAGCTAGTAGATGGTTCTTCGGCGACATAGCttgttgagaccacatcgggcgatcacgtcggcagtccagtcgtgatggattgacGGTGCTCCGTGttgacaataaagggtccaggccaattggcataggaggtattgtagccctagcattagctggtatatgggcctagcttgaggctagctcaaggctagctggtgcttgcttcgggacagaggtgTTAGCTGACAGTAGCCACTcattagcagctagctagctgcgatgatctggAGTAATGAGCCGGTGTAATTATCcagagcggcaggaatccggtgatatggtatagagaagcagtccgatatgctctgggttgatgtcgcgctgtgcagactggcaggtgttgTCCGAGCTAAGGCTGGCTGATGACGGGGAAAAAAGGCGAGGTCCGCTAGCCttggctaacaaagactagtagctagttagctggctagctcctgatggaagttCTAGCTATGAgatataaaaatagcagatccgtaccacactgggtgaggcgggttgcaggaaagtatatttagttcgtagatagaaagtgagattaagatATATACGAAAAAGACTGGCTATTTACATgggataagacaaagacagatacACACGTCCAACTGCAGCGCCATTTTGGATTCAATAAAGATACAAATGTTTAGCGAGAAGGGGGGAGACTCCACCCAAAGTTGGGTACATATACCACAACTATTGTATACATGTCTTTGTCAAATGCAACTGTATTGaccctctgggaagaataaacttggtttgagctgtCATAATGTCCGTTGAGGTTTTACTCTGAAAATTTGAACCTAACAGTGTAAACACAACAGTCTCATCAATGTACAGCATTTTATAGCCATAATAAATCCTAGTCAGGGTCATACTGAAATGATTGAGAAACCCCTTTATACTGCTATATCTCTGCAATTCTCACAATGTTATGTAAGCAAATGAATTTGTGTCACCAatgacacaaaaaaaacacattctgtaagTGATCTCTCTATATTTTTACTTGCAGGATAACATCGCTGCTAAGTTGGATACTATTTGTGGCAGCATGGGGATACTCAAAGCCATCTGCAAGAAACTGGTCAATAAATACAAAGAAGAACTGATTACAGACCTTGTCAATGATGAGGACGCAAAGGATGCCTGTAAGAAATTGAAGCTATGCAAATAGAATACCATTTACCCATGATTGCCCTGGGCACACGTTTCTTTCAGATGAACACGCTGTCATAGCTTAGCTTTACATTATTTTCATACACAACTGTCTGGATGGAATGGCAGTCTTTAAAGCCACTTGACATTGATAAAGACTGACATTCCatccagccagaagaggactggccacccatcagagcctggttcctctctaggtttcttcccaggttcgtgcctttctagagagtttttcctagccaccatgcttttacatctgcattgcttgctgtttggggtttttggctgggtttctgtgtagcactttgtgacatcggatggtgtaaaaagggcttcataaatatatttgattgattgattactaCTGCAATTTTTATTGAATTAAATACTGAAGGTTATTCAAAACAGTCTCCTTCATTTCACAATAAAACCCTTTCTATTAATTTATACTATTTCCCTGGAATGCATTCTAGAATGAGGGGCTTTGTCTCTCCCTTTTGGATATTTTACATTGGAAAAATCAACCTGTGAATTAGGGCTCAATTTGATCGTATCACGGAAGATCCAAGTTATAGctcgattgaaatttaaaggcgaAATTACCTTCACATTTTAACACAGATCTTCCGCAATATGGATCGAATCCCCTCCCCCCCAACTGACAAATGGTATATTCAGTGCTTTCAGAGTACCACTATAAATGTAAACACAAGTCACGCTGTAGTACATAACGTTAGTCGTGGTAACTGCTAACGAGAAAGAGTTGTGGTTACTAATGAGTTCAAGGGTGTAAGTGGtccatgtataaaatgtattttgtgacAACATTGGCCCAAAACATTCAGTATCTTGTGACTGAGGAGAATATGAGGGCCACCTCTCTTATCATCAGTATTGGTCTTCTGCTGGTTTGTGCAGGTAAACATGTGGACCTTCTTTTGTGATGTAAAATGTAAGGCATATAGATAGTAACTAAATAGGCCTAATGAAATGTAACTAAATAGGTCTTGTCATGACTTGCCCACCTGGATGGAGATCAAAGGTGCTGGCTAAACAAAGGTTTCAAGACCCCTCCTCTCCTGGGGGAGTTGGCCAGTTTTATGGTGGCAGTAAATACCTCGCagaaactctctctcccactctgcagAAATGGAAGTTAAAAATCCCTTTGTTACAACAGAGGTTTTGCAGTACTGTAACATCAAAAGGTTAGACATTGAAAAAATATTTCTTATGTAAATAATGAGGGTCGGGAGGGACTTAAAGAACAATCATGTCAAATCAGTTGTTGTTTTGTGATCTCATCAAGGACGGTATGACCAAATAACGGTAACTCTACAAATGTACATGTCCCAGTTATCAGATTTACATCTACATTTTGTGGAACATATATGATttaatatgaaactatttgtgagaagattaaatatgattttagccttctaaatgaaactggctctcatgacgaccgccagaggaaaggaagacccagagttagctctgctgcagaggataagttcattagagttacaaaCCTCAgtaattacagcccaaataaatgcttcagagttcaagtaagagacacattttaacatcaactcttcagaggagaccgtgaatcaggccttcatggtcaattaCTGCAAAGcactggtgtaaagtacttacgcaaaaatactttaaagtactactcaaGTATTTTGGAggggtgtctgtactttactttctgaattatatttttggcaacttttacttcactacatccgaaagaaaataaatgtactttttactccatatattttccctgacacccaaaagtactcgttacattttaacaggaaaattgtccaattcacacacttatcaagagaacatctctggtcatccctactgcatgtGATCTGgcaaactcactaaacacaaatgctttgtttgtaaattatgtctgagtgttggagtgtgcccctggctatgcgTCAACATTAAacaatattttaaaaaattgtgcagtctggtttgcttgaatttgaaattatttatacttttgatacttaactcttggggctaggtgtcccgctagcgggattgaagccgacaacatccggtgaaattggagggcgcgcaattcaaataaatattcgtaatattaaacattcatgaacatacaagtgtcttatatgtCTTatatgttccggaactccaatttgagcagcagcagctgaaaaatgagctcctacaaatattgaaatttacatggtttttagagtgaagtacatcggaaaaaagcaaaagaaaactgcaagactgaataggagaaaaaacaagcaacaaacaaagaagatag of Salmo salar chromosome ssa01, Ssal_v3.1, whole genome shotgun sequence contains these proteins:
- the LOC106564204 gene encoding saposin-C; the protein is MRVVNMGLLLVCAAFAQSFKPQGGGNLREEEAMWGDYLMDRDDNHAEIKAVLPGTCFACKRIINKVKAQLDGDNDKDNIAAKLDTICGSMGILKAICKKLVNKYKEELITDLVNDEDAKDACKKLKLCK